One window from the genome of Synechococcus sp. PROS-7-1 encodes:
- a CDS encoding TMEM165/GDT1 family protein codes for MNLTLLLSTFVTVFLAELGDKTQLATVAISGTSDRPLAVFLGSSSALVIASLIGAVAGGSLSAIIPADWLQLLASVGFLVIGLKLLWPMLKTESNVIPEQD; via the coding sequence ATGAACCTCACGCTGCTGCTCTCAACCTTCGTCACCGTGTTTCTGGCTGAGCTCGGCGACAAGACGCAGTTGGCAACCGTGGCGATCAGCGGCACCTCTGATCGGCCGTTGGCAGTCTTCCTTGGATCGTCCAGCGCTCTCGTGATCGCAAGCCTGATCGGAGCGGTGGCGGGAGGCTCTCTATCGGCGATCATTCCAGCCGATTGGCTTCAACTGCTGGCATCCGTTGGGTTCCTGGTGATCGGGCTCAAACTTCTCTGGCCGATGCTGAAAACAGAGAGCAACGTCATTCCCGAACAGGACTGA